The genomic DNA AAAGCTCTCATCCTTCACTGAGAAAATGATAACAAATGTTGCTGCATGCACAGATAATGCAATTCCTAAATGTGGTTGCACATATCGAGGGAAAGACCAGCCCGTGAAACATGAATTGCCACTGCCACCTTTTACATTACAAATTATAAAACCAATGGTTGCACATATTTGGGTCTGTTTAGAtggacttatttgagtttatctactggcataaacacttttgagactgtttgggaAAGCTTATGACATTGTCCATTAGTTGTTGAGTTTATTTCCACATGtgctctccaagatagcttgtgaaaaaaacttataacttatgaaaaagttcaactttatttgaccttttgttataaaatagcTTATAGATAAACACTTATATGCTAAAAGCTTAATCTATAAGCTCTCAATCAAGTTGTTTATCAAAACAAGACCTTTGTATGCGAGTTAAAAAAGCTTTTATTTGCTTTTGCATGCAGCCATATGCTTGGTGTTCGAGGATTGTTGCCTCACTGACTGCCCGTTCACGCAAAGAAgataagtttggggttgctcaGCTTTCTGGGAATAACGCTGCTGTGGTTTCGACCCTGATATCATGCCTTCTTGCTGTTGAGAATTTCATGGGAAAGAAAACAAACCTGCAATCACCAAATCAGTTGGGATCTGCTGTTAAAAGAGAAAATGGGCCAGTGAATTCAAAAGCTTATGCTATTGCTGATGTTCTCAAGACATCAATCTATCAAATAGTATCTGCATTCCATGATGAGATGTTGTCTGATACTAAATCAAGTCTTCTGGAGAAGGACTGGATCCCAAGCAAGAAACCACTTTTTGGTACTCGCGAGATGCTTATTCAAAAATTACGTCTTTTCCTTGTTTTTCGGGCTACCTAGATGGTACATTGTTACGTGGTTTGGTTGCTACTTAACTGGACTAAACAACATGCTTGTAAGAGGCTATACAAATTGGATGTATTCAAGTAGAGTTGATAATTATATAGTTGGTAGGGATAGAAGGAAAAGGTTCtcaattttgttgttataaATTTGAGATGGATATTAATCTGTAGTGATTATGTGGAACATACTTGCATATGCAGGTGAGTTATCTATcggattttctttttcttcagaATTTTTAAGTACTTCTCTGAAAGGTGacgtttttttaaaagatagaaTTGTCTCTGAAAGGATCCATTGAAAGGAGACGTTAAGCTTGTCCAAGAAGAGAGTCACATTCTAAGTTTTGTTTTCGCCTGCGACTTCATCATGACAGTAACTAATAAAATCTcatatgtttattatttttttttcaaatctaaAATGATTTAGAAAATTGAAGTATCTACCTATAGATTTTGGTATAAAATTTATCCTTGATCGTGTCACTGTCACCATCTTGtatcatatttcattttcagGGCACCCTTGGCTAGTAGTATGATCATATTGTATGCTTTTGGTAGATGCAGTTTATGATAGGATTCCATAAGTGTGTGAGGGATAGTTGGAacaatttaattctttttttttaaattatggacaatatatattttgtcttgTGGCCAAATTTATAAACTAGTTGTTGCAAAGTAGCCGTTATTTTGTCTTTTGTGAATTTGAACTTTGCATTGATGACTAAGCTTTCTTCTAATAGTGATAACAGAGATTTTAatctaatttccatcttttgATGCTCAATCTCATCTTCTATTCCACACTTGAGAATTGTTCCCTTCATCATTCCTTTTGATTTGAAACCAAAGAACAATCAATCACTTGAATAAAGATATTTGCATCATGAATTACTTTTTATGTGTGGGTGACTTAAGAAATCTAAAATTTAGGATCAATAATATAAGAGCAAATTGCACTCACCTCCCTTCAGGTTTTATTAAAAGACACTCACACCCTCTCTAGTTTGAGAAAAACATTAACATCccttaattattttatgattgaGGTACTTTCCTCTTTAGACGCTAGATATAGTCTTGCATAGACACAaatacaaactaaattatttgggCACACACACAATGAAGaaatttaaatgataattaaattaatcacatcattcaaccattttatctttaaaaaaatatcaattgtgTGAATGTGCTCAAACCTAAACATGTTagattgtgtttttttcttgCTAGCTTTGTTATCTTCTTCACTTCATATATAATCAACTCATGTTTTATATCGGGTTCGTTCGTGTTCCCTACTTACACAATGTTTAAATTATTGGTAGGATGTGTTACTTGAACTGTATTATGCTTAATATGATGATAGGCTTTATATACCAAGAGATCCGTATTTGCTCCCCCAAAAGGATCAACAGCTGCGGTAACAAATCCAAGTGACCTCCTCCTTTCAGCTCTGGAGGAGAGTAATCCAACATCTCTTCTTCGATATCATGCTTATCTTGACCTCTGTATGGTTTCCGAGAACAATGTTGATGCTTGGCGGCGTGCGgcattttttgaagaaaccgGTGAGACTTACAAAGGGTAATTATTGCTGTGTGCTTGAGGCCTCTGGAACAACTTGCCTCAAGATTAGGCGAGGACTTGGGGAATTCTGCCGACAAACCTACAAATCTATCAAATCAATTATCCTCCCCAACAGATGTGAAGCACTTAGAAGAACTGGATTACTTCCAGGTACATGTATAACTCTATTATTTGTAGATTGTTTATTTTCTGCTaagaaatcatttattttttctgtaTAACTTAAAAGCTTTGAGATTTTGGGTGGTCACACTAAATTTTTAAACTTAACTTGTACGTTTCATCTATGTAACAATCCTAGACAATAATATATCCTACTATATATTGAATTTTATGTGTTACACCCATAGAAAATGGAAAATCGTCCCTGCAACCAATCGTTGTATGGTTGATACTTGATACATCAGCCATCCCTCTTCAcgtataaataaaagtaaaactaGAGAAAGATTTTGAACTGTTTACACATGCAAAAGCTCTCATCCTTTGCTGAGAAAATGATTGATAATGCAATTGCTAAAGGTGGTTGGACTTATCGAGGGAAAGACCAACCCGTTAAACATGAATTGCCACTGCCACCTTTAACAATACAAATTATAAAACCAACGGTGACAAAAAATCACTTGTCCATTGCCTTTGACGAGTGTCGTAGTAGACTTGTAGTATTTGGGTCTGTTTAGATGGACTTGTTTGAGTTTGTCTACTGGCATAAACACATTCTAGAGTTATGTATTTGGGTCTGtttagattgacttatttgagtttatctaccgtcataaacacttgtgagattgtttggcagagcttatgacatgtccattaGTTGTTTTGAGTTTATTTCCACATGCaactctccaagatagcttgtgaaaacaacatataacttatgaaaacgttcaactttattttaccttttgttataaaaatagcttatatataaaCACAGATATGCTAAAAGCTTAATCTATAAGCtctgaattaagttgtttatcaaaacAAGACCTTTGTCTGCGAGTTATTAAAAAGCTTGTTTGCTTTTGCATGCAGTGTTCAAAGATTGTTGCCTCACTGACTGCCTGTTCACGCAAAGAAAGTTTGGGGTTGCTCAGCTTTCTGGGAGTAACGCTGCTGTGGTTTCGACCCTGATATCATGCCTTCTTGCTGTCGAGAATTTCATGGGAAAGAAAACAAACCTGCAATCACCAAATCAGTTGGCATTTGCTGTTAAGAGAAAAAATGAGCATGTGAATTCAGAAGCTTATGCTATTGCTGATGTTCTCAAGACATCAATCTACCAAATAGTATCTGCATTTCATGATCAGATGTTGTCTGGTACTAAATCAAGTCCTCTGGAGAAGGACTGGATCACAAGCAGTAAACCACTTTACGGTACTCGCGAGATGCTTATTCAAAAATTACGTCTTTTCCTTGTTTTTCAGGCTACCTAGATGTTACATTGATGTGGTTTGGGTGCTACTTAACTGGACTAAACAACATGCTTGTAAGAGGCTATACAAATTTGATGTTGTCAAGTATAGTTGATAATTATATAGATGGAAGGGATGGAGGGAAAAAGTTCTCAATTTTCtagttttattttgaatgaaCTACTTGTCTAACAACTTTGTTTAGAAACACCTCTTTCTAATGAGATTCTTGTTGGCTTCTAGTGCAAATTGTGGTTGGTATGACCCTTTCATGTATGTGAGGCATGTGTCTTATTGGTGCTTATGATATCTCCCATCACTGCTCTAATTACTTTCATGGATTATTACCATCTCCATTGTCGTTTTGTTAAGATGGAATGACATGATTTAAGAgattaaggctctgtttggtaaaaatagcggatagctgataagctaactgaagtgtttggtaaaaatagcgattcaactagctgataaatataaaatgacataaaaggtattcttaattcataataaaaattatatcattaattcaagtatttgtaattttctaaactaatttttctttaaaaaaatactttaaatttattaatttaatatatcctatatattataaattaaattaaattttattcactaaaattttatcttatatttattatcatttaagtgtttctactttataaagaaaataacatttacctcaaaaacataaaaaaaaagtagcactaatagagtaatactaataacagagaataaagaaaataacacttacctcaaaaaaataaaaataaaaagtaacactaatagaataatagtattttgtttcgtaaaaaaaaaaaaaacgaaggtatatatttaaaaaaaaaaaaaaaaccagctgatatatatacaaaaattggaataaagggatagtagtctttattacgtagcttattataaaaattataatggataaaaatacaatttaaatgaaataataagggtaaaattggaagaaaaagtgagaagctataagctcaaatgctacttggaatagcttctgaaaaatagcttataagctcgtgaaataagctataagctcatggtgaaaaagtgttaccaaacagaacttttttttatcaaacgagcttataagctataagctaaaagctaaaagctctttttttgggtttcccaaacagaccctaagaCAATAATCTCTATTGTGGCAAATAAGTTCAGTGTCGCAACTCGCGGGTTTTTCTCTAATCTATGTTATTTTATGACTGCATTACGTGTTTTTATTTGTAATCCTAGTAGTAGTAATTTGTAGTTTCTTATGTTTGATGCTATGACTTTTAATTACCTTTGTAtgatgattttatattttactaGTAATGTTATGTATGTTAACAAGTCTCCTGAATTTATGTTCAACAATTTGTTCAACAATATATTACAAATTATATTGTGGCACTATGAACAGCAGATTATATTGTGTCGTGTCGGTGGcaagattcttcaacacatccTAGAGACAACATTTGTCTGGACACACATCCAAGTGTATTTCAATAAATTCCTAAGATTCTTTAACTCCTTGTTTAATCAGACGGACGAACTTTTTGATTTGAGTTAAAATTCCTAAATTGTACTGATGAATTTGAATCAATCTGTCCACTCTTTTTTATTGTGCAAGAATTTGAATCCCTGTCTGCAAAATAATCTTGTGAGGTCACTGCTAATTTAATGCCTTTTTACTTGAAGCTAGTTTGTATCATGAAAGTAATGATGCTAACCTAACTTAAGTTGGATAGTTGAGAGCTTACTCAATATTATGTCCTTTTGAAGCTTCTCagacaaaaaaacatttgattttgtGGTGAATGCTTTTGTAGTGTGTGTGACAATTGAGGTGCTGATCATTCTATAAAAAATGGCTAAAATGATTTTGTTAAGGAAAAATTGTATACTATCTTCTTGTgacattgaaaattatatagataaataaaaaatcagtatAGATTTATAGAATAAGTCCTTCTGAAGCAGAAATAATACATTATCCTTCTTTGTGTTATATAtacaacaaaaccaaaaatcaagtGTAGCTACTTGTTATTAAGCAGAAAATAACTAAAACTTGATGAAGAGACAGAAAAAGAAAGGTAAAAAACTTTTTCTCTATACTAATATTTTGAGTCCGGTAAGATATCTATTGATGCAAAGCTCCCCCGATATTTAACACTGTTACATTTGATTCGAATCAAGAACATTTGATTAAATCGAAAGAGATCATTTATCATCTCATCCAAGTGTTTATTGGTCTACAAAAATTGTATCCAATTTTAatcttcattttccttttataaagACTAAATGAAATAACTAaagtactaattttttttcttttataaaatgtaacaaatctataaaataaaattgaatcaaaattatatattgcatgaaataaattttaaaaaaatattattgcatTTCGATGCATTCTTATCATCATTCATTTATACATTATTGCGTTCTTAATCGCAATTCTGAACAAATATGATGTGATAATCgtttattgtttaattat from Medicago truncatula cultivar Jemalong A17 chromosome 8, MtrunA17r5.0-ANR, whole genome shotgun sequence includes the following:
- the LOC25500152 gene encoding uncharacterized protein, whose translation is MLILTSVWFPRTMLMLGGVRHFLKKPVRLTKGNYCCVLEASGTTCLKIRRGLGEFCRQTYKSIKSIILPNRCEALRRTGLLPVFKDCCLTDCLFTQRKFGVAQLSGSNAAVVSTLISCLLAVENFMGKKTNLQSPNQLAFAVKRKNEHVNSEAYAIADVLKTSIYQIVSAFHDQMLSGTKSSPLEKDWITSSKPLYGTREMLIQKLRLFLVFQAT